Part of the Streptomyces europaeiscabiei genome is shown below.
CGCCGCAGTATCCCTTCTCGCAGTCGTAGGAAAGGCCGCTGACGGCATCGCGCAGGACCTCGATGAGCCGGCGGTCGGCCGGCACGGGGAGCGTGACTCCCGTGCGCGCGAGCCGGACCTCGAAGGTCCGGTTCTCAGCGGCGTCGAACGCCGTCTCGAGATCGTCGCCGGCGGCGAAGCGCTCCAGGTGCAGCCGGTCGGTGAGATCCAGGCGGGCGCACTCGCGCTCGACGGCCGCCAGCATCGGTGACGGCCCGCACGCGTAGACGGCGGTGTCCGCGTCCAGCCCTCCCAGCAGCCGGGGAAGGTCCGGCAGTCCGGCCTCGTCCTGCGGGAGCAAGGTGAGCGCGTCGCCGGCGACGGCGGCGAGTTCGTCGGCGAACCCCATCGTCGAGCGGGTGCGTCCGCCGTAGACGACGGTGAAGGGCGTGCCGCGTCCGGCGGCCTCGCGGACCATGGCGAGGATCGGTGTGATGCCGATGCCGCCGGCGAGGAACAGGTACGACGGCGCCGGCGTGAGCGGGAAGTGGTTGCGCGGTCCGCGTACCGCGAAGGTGGCTCCGGGGCGGGCGAGTCCGTGGAGCTCGACCGAACCGCCCCGGCCCTCCGGCTCGTGCAGGACGCCGATGCGCCACGTCGCGGCGTCGGCGGGGTCGCCGCACAGCGAGTACTGGCGCAGCCTGCCCGAGGGCAGACGCAACTCGACGTGCGCGCCGGGCTGCCAGGCGGGCAGTTCGCCTCCGTCCGGCAGGGCGAGGCCGACGGCGACGACGCCGTCGGCCGCCGCGCGCACCTCGGTCACCCGCAGCGGGGTGGGCGTGGTCAGCGCGCGGCTCGATCCCGCTGCCGCGGTCGCCCGAGGACCGGACGTGAAGACCGCCGGGACGGCGTCCCAGCCGGACTGGTTGCCGCGTGTCGGGTAGGGGATGAGCCCCTCCTCGATCACCCGGTAGTCGGGCAGCCGGGTGAGGACCTGCGTCATCATCGCGCGGAACATGGCTCGGGCGAGGTGCGCGCCGGCGCACCGGTGCGATCCGATTCCGAAGCTGAGGTGCCGGCCGGCGTCGCGGTCCAGTCGTACCTGATCAGGGTCGGGGAACACGGCGGGGTCATGGTTCGCGGCGACCCACGGGATCAGCACCCGGTCGCCCGCGCGCATCGGGCAGCCGCCGACCTCGACGTCCTGGGTGACCGTGCGCGCCATCGACTGCGACGGGGCGAACGCGCGGAGGAACTCCTCGGTCGCGGTGTCCAGCAGATCGGGGGAGTCGATCAGCTTCTGGCGCTGGTCGGGGTGGCGAGCGAGGTGGACGAGGGTCGACCCGGTCAGGGAGGTGGTGGTGTCGACGCCGCCGGCGATGAGCAGGCCGATCACCGACACCAGCTCGTCGTCGCCGAACTCGCTTCCGTCGGCGCGCCGGCCGGCCACCAGCGTGCTGACTCCGTCGGGTTTCGGCTCGGACCGGCGCTCGGCGATCAGCTCGCGGATGCGCTGGTCCATGTAGGCCAGTCCGGCGGCCCCGCGCACGGCGCGTTCGCTGCCGGCCGGCGCGGCGAAGATGTCGTGGATCGGCCCTGCCAGCTTCGCCCAGTCCTCCTCGGGGAAACCGAGCCAGTCCAAGGTCACCGCGGCCGGCAGCGGGTTGGTGAGGTCGCGGACGAAGTCGCAGGAGCCGAGCTCGATGAAGTCGTCCACGACGCGGGCGGCGTGGCGCTCGATCATGGGTACCAGGTGCTCGACCGCCTCCGGGGTCAGCAGCGGGTTGATCAGTTTCCGGTACTCCGTCGCACGCGGCGGGTCGAGCTCGATCGGATACTGCTCCAGCCCCGGTCCTTTGGGGATGACGATGCCGACCCCCCGGCCGCCGTGGTCGCTGCGAGCGGAGGAGAACGTCTCGTCGTCGCGGGCGATGCGGGCCACGTCGGCATAGCGCGTCGTGTAGTGGAAACCGTCGTAGGCGGCGGAGTGGCCTACCGGGCAGGTCTCACGGAATCGCGCGTAGTAGGCGACCGGATCGGCGTTGGCCTCGTCGGAATGGTGGTCGAAGTCGATGTCGGCGGACATGTTGGGCACGCTCCACGTGCTCGGTCTTCTGCGCGGTGTTGGCCGGCCGCGCCACCGGATGACTGCTGCCTCATCTGCGTCGGCCACCCTAAGGTGTGCCGCTGCCTGCGACA
Proteins encoded:
- a CDS encoding cytochrome P450/oxidoreductase; the protein is MSADIDFDHHSDEANADPVAYYARFRETCPVGHSAAYDGFHYTTRYADVARIARDDETFSSARSDHGGRGVGIVIPKGPGLEQYPIELDPPRATEYRKLINPLLTPEAVEHLVPMIERHAARVVDDFIELGSCDFVRDLTNPLPAAVTLDWLGFPEEDWAKLAGPIHDIFAAPAGSERAVRGAAGLAYMDQRIRELIAERRSEPKPDGVSTLVAGRRADGSEFGDDELVSVIGLLIAGGVDTTTSLTGSTLVHLARHPDQRQKLIDSPDLLDTATEEFLRAFAPSQSMARTVTQDVEVGGCPMRAGDRVLIPWVAANHDPAVFPDPDQVRLDRDAGRHLSFGIGSHRCAGAHLARAMFRAMMTQVLTRLPDYRVIEEGLIPYPTRGNQSGWDAVPAVFTSGPRATAAAGSSRALTTPTPLRVTEVRAAADGVVAVGLALPDGGELPAWQPGAHVELRLPSGRLRQYSLCGDPADAATWRIGVLHEPEGRGGSVELHGLARPGATFAVRGPRNHFPLTPAPSYLFLAGGIGITPILAMVREAAGRGTPFTVVYGGRTRSTMGFADELAAVAGDALTLLPQDEAGLPDLPRLLGGLDADTAVYACGPSPMLAAVERECARLDLTDRLHLERFAAGDDLETAFDAAENRTFEVRLARTGVTLPVPADRRLIEVLRDAVSGLSYDCEKGYCGACETRVLAGTPEHRDSVLSDEERLAGRTMMICVGRCQGDRLVLDL